The nucleotide window ACAAAATAATGGCATTCCATAGTGGCCCTGAGCACCAAAGTGCCTATTGAACTCTGGCTTTCCAGGTCAGCCTCTTGCATCGGATCTTGCTGCCGTGAACGAAAGCCCCATATTCTTATGATCGTCGACTGTACACGGGTGCTTTTAGTTGGTGTCATACGAATCATCTTGATATAAACTTGATGTGAACTCTGATGCGTATTTATGAGGCACTAGGGCATCGGAATGGTGACGCTGGGCTTGCACCATGATATGATCGACGCAAGCGGCACCTTTTGATGCCCGCTCGATACATATATGTCTCGAAAAATACCATGGCACCTTCTCCTATGTTGCCGTTTGGCCCGACATGGACATGAATTTTGATGGCAGGACGCTCATTTCACGCTTTGGCTCAATTAACTACGTTCCTCCCGGACAAGACTGGCATTGAACACGCCGTGGTTCGATTTCAGTACCGTGAGAGGgcaaaacaaaaacaacaaaacTTGAACGCCTTGTCCATTTACCAATGTACAGGCTGTGGTTGTTACGCAGAGTACCGGCGCACCATGGAATGCACCGTCGAGTATGTTCCGGGTAACGTCTGTCATTCGGTGGGCAGACGGCCCGACAACCTACCGAGCGTGGATCGCAAATCCCGGGGATTCGGCAGAAGAGGAGACGCGAAAACAAGCTCGGAACTCCGGATGTTACAGTGGCGGGAGtgtcggggggggggattctCATTCATGGGCAGGGCAGCTTTGAAACAAGGACGAGTGAGAGTGCATGACGATGAGCGCCCGAGCCCGCTGGGCGACAACCTTGCCTTGCTTGCTACCTGATGCGATTTGGCCCTGGTTCGGCTCTCTGGGTTATACACATGAAGTCGGGTTATCGTAGAAAGCAGTTTTTCAGGACGGCTACTTTCGTAGAAGGGATGCATGCTGGAAGCGGGATTATGTATGTGCAGGTAACTCCGGAGGTAGGCAAGGAAAGGTAAGTGAACGAGCCAGGCGATTGCGATATGAGACAGCAGAAGTCAATTGGTGGCGGGCGGCATTTTTACGAGAGGAGCCATTGGCAGGCACACTGCGCCTTCTCAAAGACTGCCAGTACCCAACTAGTTGCAAGGCCCAGGGGGCCAGACACCGCTGCAAGTTCCCGAAGTAGCAGATAGACAGGCATTtgggtacctaggtatgttaccccccccccatcaaCACAACATGGAATTGACGTGGGTACCGGCTGATTGGAGATACTTGACTTGAACAAGTTTGACGACAGCTTTTCTCAGCATGTGAGGGGTAAAGAGATCTTCAAAATCCTCACAAGGCTTTCCAGAGTAGTCTAAAAGACAAGGCAACCATTGAGACATATTTCCGCCCTCCGCAGGTGATGCGGTGGCGGCACTCCTCACGCCGCTGGCTAGTCTCGCACTAACTGGAGCCCCGGACTGAAGGGGACGAGGTACCTCCTCGCCAACCCAGTACCCGGCGGGACACACACTCCAAGAAGGCTGGCAGCAAGCTACAGTACCCGCTAAGACCCTCCTCACCTGCACACGTCTCTTCGCTCCCCTTCTGGCTTGCATCACGACAACGACCTAGAAATCCCACCACAGCTCAACCGAATCCTCTCCGGAGCGTCTGTAGCTATCGTTCCTTCACCTTCCATCATCCGACCGATCGACTTGCCGCAACAGTCATGCAAACGATCTCTCCCGTTGCATTGCGAACCCCCTCATGATTGCTCCATTTCACTGCGACGGGACCGCCCAACCGAGCAGCCATGGACAGCAGGGCCCAGCGATTCGAGGATGAGAagcggcgcatcatcgagaGCTGCTTCAGCAAGAAGGATGTCGACGGGTCGCGTGCGTCAAATGGCCTTTTCTGATTTCCTGCCGGACGAACACGCCCGACGATTGCTCTTACAGTGCTAACCCTTGCATCCTGTTGATATAGTGCTCGAGACATACATCACCCACATCCGAATCACCGAGTACTCCTCCCATCCgacctctcctcctccgccccaAGCACGAAATCCCGAATCTCAGAAACCTcgtgtcatcgtcgtcgctgtgAGAAAGAGTGGCCGAGTGCGTATGCACAAGACCAAGGAAAATACCAACGGATCCTTCTCAATCGGAAAGACATGGAACCTCGACGACCTTTCTGCCATAGAGTCTTTCACCGGCCCGCCCGCCAACCCGACCTTCCGCGAGTGGGCTGGTGACACCGGCTTCACCGTCACCATCGGCAAGCCCTATTTCTGGAACGCGCAGTCcgacaaggaaaagaagTTCTTCATTGCCAGCTTGGTCAAGATCTATGGCAAATACACGGGGGGTAAGGTCCCTGAGCTGTCGGGCTTCGACCAGTCCGAAATGGCCCAGATCCTACGGAACGaccgacggccgccgcctgcacCTGGTCAGCTTCCTTTCAGACCGTCCCCCGCGATGCCAGATGCCGTCCCTGGTCAAATCAGCCTGTCTGCGAACACACCCTCCAACTATGGTACTCCCTCCCCGGGCCCTCCtggcccgcgccgcccgccaccTCTCAATGGGATGGCCACAAACTCGCCCTCTGGGAGCATGGCCTCTTCTTTCTCACAAGACCCCCCTACGCTAAGGCGCTACGGAAACAAGAGCCAAGAGTCATTCGCTCCATCCCTAGGGGCCAGGAGTGACGATGCGGGCAGCTTGCCGCCCCGTTCGAGAAATGGCATGCCTGGACCGGGGGCCTTGGGCAGGTTCGTCGAGCACCCGCCTGAGCCTGTCCcaggaccgccgccgccaatcTCAGAAGAGGGAGGTCGACCACCAGAAAGAAAGCGGCCTCCAATGGACCCAGCTCGACCGCAGGGCTTCGCCGACAGAGACTTAGTTCCCGCGCCATTGGTGAGCCCAGGGATGCGACGTGACCAAGTTGCACCTCCACCGAGAAACACAGCCAGGAAGAACTCGATATCACAACGGTCAGATGCTGGTTCTTACAGAGACAATAGACCCGTCACTCCCCTCACTCCCGTGGACCCGGGACCGGTGGATGCCCCTCCCGCCCTTAGAACCCCTACGCGAAATGGGGCTACACCTACGAGGCCGGCTCCTGCAACCGCCTCGCCGCTACCTGAGGTCCCGGTGCCCCCTGCACCTGTCTCCCCCATTGCCCCAAGTCCGCCCCTAGcctcgtccccggcgccTGTACATGCGGTCGAGGAGTCTATCCCCGAGGAACCTATACCTTCCGAATCTCCGCCTGTGTCGGAACCGCCTGTTGAGCCAGATGAAGAGAGCCGGCCAGGATTGGGCCCGATGATTAAGTCAAAGAAGTCCAAAGGAGACCTTGCTGGCGTGCTCTGGAAGGCTGCTTCTGCCGCCTCAGCCTTTAAGCCTCGACCCGGTGGTGCTGGTGAAAGACTACGACAACTTGCCACCAAGAGCACTGAGCCAGCCGATGGCATCACAACCGTGTTTCAACCCCCACCCAGGCCTACCTCTTCTGATGGCCCTAAGGCGGCATCCCCAGAGCCAGCTGCTGAGAAAGCCACCACACCTACAGCAGCGGtagcagcaccagcagcaatCATTGCGGAACCTTCTAAGCGCGTATCTGGTGTGCCTGAGGTGAAGGTTACCGTACCTAATTCCAGCCGTCCAACGAGCTTGCAGCCTTCGGTCAAGGAAATCAAAAAGCCCGAAGAGCCAACAGCCATTGAAGAAAACCGCAAGTCAATCGTTGTTGGTAATGACGCCAAATACCTTGCGTCTCTAGGCATCGCCCCCACCGTCTTGGATAACAAGAGTGGGGAGTTCACCAAGTGGCTGGATTACTTTGGCTGGGTACCTGGCGATCAGATGAGATCTCGCAATGTCGACGATATGAGAACAGACCTTGAGAGAGAGCTAAACAAGGCGCAAGCTgggggctggctggctcGGTTccaggaggaagatgaccGAGTTGAGGCGATCAAGCGTGGCATTGACCTGGCAGTCGCTGAGTGTGAAGAGATGGAGAACTTGTTGACACTGTACAGTGTCGAACTCTCAGTAAGTTGGCAGAATTCCTGCTGTTAAAGAACCTGCTAATGCGAATCAGACACTCTCTGATGATATTGCCTACATTGAGGCTCAAGGCCAGGGTCTCCAGGTTCAGACTGCCAACCAGAAGCTCCTTAAAAAGGAGTTGGAGTCTCTTTTAGAAACAACGACCATCACCACGGCTGATTTGAACGCCTTGAGAGCCGCGCCACTCGAGGATCCTGCAGGTCTCGAAGACATCGAGTTGTCTTTGGTCACTCTGTACAAGGCCATGATCAAGATCGACCCGTCGTTGCTAGGAGGCGAGCCAAGGAAGAGCGAGGATCTTACAGAAGAAGCAGACCAAGCTGTTGGACTAGAGAACACTGACTACGGTAAGATGAGGATTGTTcaggaaaagaaggagatGTATCGCCAAGAAAGCGCTGTCTTCTTGCGGCGGTTGGTCGGGTATATGGCACAGCAGTTCGACGTTGCCTACAACGAGGTTAACAGAGCACTTCGCGAGGCTCTTTCGAGAAAGGTGGACTCCCGCCACCACGATGCTGGTCGAGACATGCTTTGGAAGTACAGTCCTCTGATCAAGTACGCCAAGGATGTTGATCCTGCCAACTGGGACCGCATGATCCAGGTCTACCAAGACAAGAGCCATCCCGTGTACAAGAACGAATTTCGGCAGGTTTTGGAAGCATGGAAACGCAACGCGCGCAAGATGACTGCCGACGAGACATCCGAGCTCCTGTTCACGTTTGAAGTCGAAAAGCAACAAGAAGGCAGGGCGACCACCGTCAGGAAGCTCACCGTCAAGCGCAGTCAAACACTGGCCAAGAGTCTACGCTCACCAATCGACACAAGCAGCAGAACGAACCTCAAAGAGCCAGGGGCCGAGAACCGTAGCCTCCCATACGAGATCTTTGGTCATATATTGGATGACCTTTTGCCACTCGTCGAAATGGAGCAAAACTTCATTGTCGACTTCTTTCACGCCACGACGATGGAACAGTCAGACTTCCCCGACTTGGTCGgagcgagcaggccgagagACCGAAGGGGTGGTGAcctgcgtcgccatcgctTAATGGAGCCAGATCGTGATCTCGCCCGGAGAGTCACCAAGGCAATGGAGACAATCTTCATTTTTCTCGAGACGGAAATCGCAAAACTTGTCGAATGGGTCATACAAGCCGACTCCTTGTAAGTCTACATGAAGAAATGTCTTTCAATTGATGAAAAACTAATCGTTCAACCCAGGCAAGGCGCTGGTGTCCTGGCTATTCTCGAGCGGAACCTTGGAGACATCCAACAATCCAACCAAGAATTCCTCAATGCTTTGCTCCAAAAGATTCATGGCGTGCTGGAGTCCCGCTTCAAGAAATTCGTCGACGAGCAAATCCGCGCCATCGAGGATACTAAGGTCAAGATCAACAAGCGCAAGGGTGTTATTTCGTTCATTCGCGTCTTCCCTCAGTTTTCCAACGCCGTGGAAAACATCCTTACGGGCATCGACCCGAACCTGGCTGTTCGCAAGACAGTCGATCGCGAATACGACCGTATACTCAAATCCATGTTCGATTCGCTCAAGATCATCGCCCGCGAGAACCCGG belongs to Colletotrichum higginsianum IMI 349063 chromosome 5, whole genome shotgun sequence and includes:
- a CDS encoding Exocyst complex component Sec3; this encodes MDSRAQRFEDEKRRIIESCFSKKDVDGSLLETYITHIRITEYSSHPTSPPPPQARNPESQKPRVIVVAVRKSGRVRMHKTKENTNGSFSIGKTWNLDDLSAIESFTGPPANPTFREWAGDTGFTVTIGKPYFWNAQSDKEKKFFIASLVKIYGKYTGGKVPELSGFDQSEMAQILRNDRRPPPAPGQLPFRPSPAMPDAVPGQISLSANTPSNYGTPSPGPPGPRRPPPLNGMATNSPSGSMASSFSQDPPTLRRYGNKSQESFAPSLGARSDDAGSLPPRSRNGMPGPGALGRFVEHPPEPVPGPPPPISEEGGRPPERKRPPMDPARPQGFADRDLVPAPLVSPGMRRDQVAPPPRNTARKNSISQRSDAGSYRDNRPVTPLTPVDPGPVDAPPALRTPTRNGATPTRPAPATASPLPEVPVPPAPVSPIAPSPPLASSPAPVHAVEESIPEEPIPSESPPVSEPPVEPDEESRPGLGPMIKSKKSKGDLAGVLWKAASAASAFKPRPGGAGERLRQLATKSTEPADGITTVFQPPPRPTSSDGPKAASPEPAAEKATTPTAAVAAPAAIIAEPSKRVSGVPEVKVTVPNSSRPTSLQPSVKEIKKPEEPTAIEENRKSIVVGNDAKYLASLGIAPTVLDNKSGEFTKWLDYFGWVPGDQMRSRNVDDMRTDLERELNKAQAGGWLARFQEEDDRVEAIKRGIDLAVAECEEMENLLTLYSVELSTLSDDIAYIEAQGQGLQVQTANQKLLKKELESLLETTTITTADLNALRAAPLEDPAGLEDIELSLVTLYKAMIKIDPSLLGGEPRKSEDLTEEADQAVGLENTDYGKMRIVQEKKEMYRQESAVFLRRLVGYMAQQFDVAYNEVNRALREALSRKVDSRHHDAGRDMLWKYSPLIKYAKDVDPANWDRMIQVYQDKSHPVYKNEFRQVLEAWKRNARKMTADETSELLFTFEVEKQQEGRATTVRKLTVKRSQTLAKSLRSPIDTSSRTNLKEPGAENRSLPYEIFGHILDDLLPLVEMEQNFIVDFFHATTMEQSDFPDLVGASRPRDRRGGDLRRHRLMEPDRDLARRVTKAMETIFIFLETEIAKLVEWVIQADSLQGAGVLAILERNLGDIQQSNQEFLNALLQKIHGVLESRFKKFVDEQIRAIEDTKVKINKRKGVISFIRVFPQFSNAVENILTGIDPNLAVRKTVDREYDRILKSMFDSLKIIARENPAVSVGAAGADPEDKEALNFHILLIENMNHFLEEVNTHGLDVLEDWREAATNELNEHMGLYLNAVMRRPLGKLLEYIENIEGQLQSGKPGSSVAAQPSNSKSTFHKVLATYDSREVRKGIETLRKRVEKHFGDADDPALSQKLVIKVLRECERFYGEVELRISRITADVYSGDVVFEWPRAEVRAGFR